The following DNA comes from Cellulomonas soli.
ATCCGCGGGACGCCGCTGCTGGTCCAGCTCTTCCTGATCTTCTACGCGCTGCCGTCCGTCGGGATCGTGCTCGACCCGTTCCCGTCGGCGATCATCGCGTTCTCGCTGAACGTCGGCGGGTACGCGGCCGAGACCATCCGGGCGGCGATCCTGTCGGTCCCGCGGGCGCAGTGGGAGGCGGCGTCGACGATCGGGTTCGGACCGACGCTGACGTTGCAGCGGGTGATCCTGCCGCAGGCCCTGCGGGTGTCCGTGCCGCCCCTGTCGAACACCTTCATCTCGCTGGTGAAGGACACCTCGCTCGCCTCGACGATCATGGTGACCGAGCTGCTGCGCAAGGCCCAGGAGATCGCGGCGCCGACGTACGAGTTCATGACCCTGTACTCGTTGGCCGCGGTGATCTACTGGCTGATCTGCCTGGTACTCTCGTCCGTCCAGGGACGGCTCGAGCGGCGCCTCGACCGGTACGTGGCGACGTGACGGAGACCGACGTGACCGACGTGACCGACCCTCGCGCCGCGGGGCGCACCGCACCGCTGGTCCGGGTGCGTGCGCTGGCGAAGTCCTTCGGGGACAACCACGTGCTGCGCGGCATCGACCTCGACGTCGCCCCCGGCAGCGTCACGGTGATCATCGGGCCGTCCGGCTCCGGCAAGACGACGCTGCTGCGCTGCCTCAACGCGCTGGATGTCCCGGACGCCGGCACGGTCGAGGTGGCGGGCGTGGCCCTGGACTTCGCCGGTCGCCGCACGCAGCCCGAGCTGCGTCGTCTGCGGGCGCAGTCGGGCATGGTCTTCCAGTCCCACCAGCTGTTCCCGCACCGCACGGCGCTGGAGAACCTCATCGAGGGGCCGGTGCACGCGCAGCGTCGACCGGTCGCCGAGGCGACCGCCGCGGCCCGTGCCCTGCTGGAGAAGGTGGGCCTGGC
Coding sequences within:
- a CDS encoding amino acid ABC transporter permease translates to MNDSTWELVRTSIGPLLEGAIRGTIPLTIISFALGLVIALLVALARLSPIRALSWLARAYVSVIRGTPLLVQLFLIFYALPSVGIVLDPFPSAIIAFSLNVGGYAAETIRAAILSVPRAQWEAASTIGFGPTLTLQRVILPQALRVSVPPLSNTFISLVKDTSLASTIMVTELLRKAQEIAAPTYEFMTLYSLAAVIYWLICLVLSSVQGRLERRLDRYVAT
- a CDS encoding amino acid ABC transporter ATP-binding protein; translated protein: MTDVTDPRAAGRTAPLVRVRALAKSFGDNHVLRGIDLDVAPGSVTVIIGPSGSGKTTLLRCLNALDVPDAGTVEVAGVALDFAGRRTQPELRRLRAQSGMVFQSHQLFPHRTALENLIEGPVHAQRRPVAEATAAARALLEKVGLAAKADAYPHELSGGQQQRVGIARALALRPQLILFDEPTSALDPETVGEVLAVMRDLAAEGWTMIVVTHEIRFAQQVADHVVFIDGGVVVEEGAPADVLGRPAHQRTRQFLRRILDPL